One window from the genome of Asterias amurensis chromosome 12, ASM3211899v1 encodes:
- the LOC139945407 gene encoding histamine H2 receptor-like, producing MADTDSAMENSSSVAKMISALVVDQNDSTYKTAEPHSSPSVDGQASPPTNPATIVGLSVIFGIIIFLTIGGNILVCLSPVISCKLRTVTFNFLVSLAVADLLLGVTVLPFSAISALTTHWWFGVIFCNIYISCDVLFSTASILHLLVISLDRYIAITRPYSYKSKMDHYKSGVVITFVWIVSFCVSFIPVHLGWNTPNGHVQNYDTPGRCVFTWNTSYNLFDGIILFFVPLFLMCAVYVKIVLIANRQAKAIGKVMVNPYRNESTCNNTHHKQIDEHKAIKIIAIVMGCFVVCWVPYFTMFTFTTVCDWQISDVCYQVALWLGYTNSLVNPLIYGLLNREFRRAFKIILSCFSLDLRCGRSRKNKSSTATAMNVSGRHSVVNHINAGHLRHPPRTPSQIYLQLFKSNADDAKN from the coding sequence ATGGCTGATACGGACTCTGCAATGGAGAATTCTTCGTCTGTCGCCAAGATGATATCTGCTTTGGTAGTTGATCAGAATGACAGTACTTACAAGACAGCTGAGCCTCACTCCTCTCCTTCTGTTGATGGGCAAGCCTCACCGCCAACCAACCCTGCAACAATTGTTGGACTGTCTGTTATCTTTGGAATCATAATCTTTTTAACAATTGGAGGCAACATATTGGTGTGTCTTTCCCCAGTTATCAGCTGTAAACTACGAACGGTCACATTCAATTTTCTGGTCTCGTTGGCTGTTGCCGATCTTTTACTGGGAGTTACCGTTCTACCATTTAGTGCAATATCAGCTCTTACTACACATTGGTGGTTTGGGGTCATCTTCTGCAATATTTACATTTCATGTGATGTTCTCTTTAGCACTGCGTCAATTCTTCATCTTCTAGTTATAAGTCTTGATCGCTACATTGCCATTACAAGACCTTACTCCTACAAGTCTAAAATGGATCATTATAAAAGTGGTGTAGTTATCACATTCGTTTGGATTGTCTCATTTTGTGTCTCATTTATACCAGTGCATCTTGGATGGAATACCCCCAACGGTCATGTCCAAAACTATGATACACCAGGCAGATGTGTTTTTACCTGGAATACAAGTTATAATCTATTTGACGGTATTATACTATTTTTTGTTCCTTTATTTTTGATGTGTGCCGTGTACGTGAAGATTGTTTTAATCGCTAACCGTCAAGCTAAAGCAATTGGGAAAGTTATGGTAAACCCTTACCGCAATGAAAGTACATGTAACAACACACATCACAAGCAAATTGATGAACACAAGGCAATTAAGATAATTGCCATCGTCATGGGCTGTTTTGTCGTCTGTTGGGTTCCGTATTTTACAATGTTCACATTTACAACTGTATGTGACTGGCAAATCTCTGATGTTTGTTACCAGGTGGCTTTGTGGCTTGGTTACACCAACAGCTTGGTAAACCCTCTCATCTATGGTCTGCTAAACCGTGAATTCAGGAGAGCTTTCAAAATCATTCTATCTTGTTTCAGCTTAGATTTAAGATGCGGTAGGAGTCGCAAAAACAAGTCCAGCACAGCGACAGCAATGAATGTATCCGGCAGACACAGTGTTGTAAATCACATAAACGCAGGTCATTTGCGGCATCCTCCACGAACACCAAGCCAAATTTACCTtcaattattcaaatctaatgCTGATGATGCAAAAAACTGA